In Oryza sativa Japonica Group chromosome 1, ASM3414082v1, the genomic stretch AGTGCACCATACTTTCTCTGCACCCTGTGTAATGCAAATTTGTACTTCTTTTTTGAAAAGACACTCCAAATTCGTACTCCTGGTGCCATCTAATGAACATAAACTCCTAGTTTAAAAAGAAGCTCAGTGTCAATAATTAATGGATGCTCATCATAATGGGAATCTTACCAGAACATGGGTGATGAGAGGCCCTTTGGTTTAGTAATTAGAAAAACAATTATATGAGGACATGTTTGGTGTACCAgcaaaaacttatttttggCAAGTGGGCTTAATGGACATCAGGTCATGCATGCATCTATGCTAATTTCTTAAGAACAAAGGGTAAAGCACCCACATATCATTTTCTTTCATGTTTTGTACTCCTTGCAAATCTGTTAGTACATTGTAATTAGATACCTGGAGGATATATATTAGGATGAGTATACAGTAACCATTAAATTTCCTTTGATTTAAGTAATGAAGCGATAGTATCAGGCACATGAGAAGAATTGTTCAGCTAAAAAGATTGTTCCTTTGTGATTCTTTTGGTGTCTAGTAGGCTCAACATAGGCTTTGTATGCACGACAGCCTTAGTCGTTGACTTAGTTTTCCATGTTAGTTCATACGACGTTGACATGGATTGGATAACATGATAAACTAATTAATCTTCTCCCTCACCATCTTCAGGAAACTGAGTGGAGTTCAATGTGCAGCTACCGTTTCTTCTCTCATCATTGCAGCACTCCATAAACCTACTTCTGAACCTTGTAGATCACTTAATCTATGTGTGTTAACTTGTGTGCAGAGTTGTATAATGGTGCTGAAAGTGACCGGTGTATATGGATGTGTGTAGAGAGCAATCAGGATAGCACAATAGGCTCTACTAGTTTTCTTGTCAACTGGATTAGAGTAGTCTTATGGACCCATCGATCTCTCAAGGAGAAACTCATGCATCCATGTGATGTCTCTGGCTGCATATACTCCATCAGGGCCCATGCCTTTTGCTGCTGAAACTGTTTAAGAAGCAGTTGATTTATCTCTACCGTCTGATCTGAGTTATGTGAAATTAACTCAGCTAATATGATCTGAGCCCATGGATATAaaacatttttattattttcttttaaaaatgtaAGTTTGAGGTTTTATATATGTCCAAATTGGACAAACGAAGGACCGTTTTAAAtagtaggaatgaaaaaaaaaatgaagaaatagaaaaaacacagaatTCTAACATGAATGAaagtgtaaaatagagaatTGTAAAATACAAGAAAACACAGATGAATGACCGTTTAATTGGACCGtaagaaaaacatagaaatcgAATaagagagataaactcaaaagaAATTTTCCAATAGCTTTGAGCTCTCGTtaagtttcctccaaaatctctatagaattgtccattccataggaatatACTTTGATTCAAATGCATTCATAgcaatttttcctatataattgaaattctctaaaattcctatgtttttcctccaaaacgAAGGGACCCTAAAGCTATAGGTAAAATTTACAGGATACacaccatcccaaaataaatttatttttcacccaTCCTATACATATCCATGTAAAGTTAGAGTACCTCATTTTCTTTAATTCATAATATAGTTATTCTTTTTAAATCTATTTTAATGTATTTATTctcgttttgaaaaaaaaaacttattttgagatagtCGGGGGAGAAGAAAATGAACTATTCTGAGGAGTGAGGATGTGATTCCAAGATGCAAACGTGCAAGCGACGGACTCTTGTTGTCTCAGCGAATCATGCAATGTCAAATTGATCCAACGATGAGGTGGATCCTACGAGGAGGAGCATATATTATGCGGGCCCCACATCCTGACAGGGCAACGAGCAGCTTAAAGAGAATCGAATCTCTCTTTGCTCCCCTGCAAAATTAGGCCGCGTCCTCTTCTCCATTTTCCAGCTAGACCTCGTCGTGATTTTGGATTTGGAAAAACCCCTTTCTTTTAAACAGATAAAATCAACAGTTCTATGACGAAGAAGAAACAGGATTAGTACGTATACTACAGTACTAAGGCTGTACTGTGTTTGCTGCAGTCTTGCACATGAAACGGCAGGCTGCCACGTCAGAGGCGTACGTGTGACGCTGTTCCGGCGTGTACGAAGCACGTGGCATCCTGCAGGAGCATCACCGCCGCAAGCCAATCCAAATCGgttgatttttctctttttttatataaaggatttattcttttctttttttctttgcgGGGATTTCATATAGGATTTTCTTTTGAGAGCAGCCGTCATTGTTGAAAGAACCAGTATGATTTTCTTTGCATTGCCatgtcaaaaaagaaaaagaaaaagaaagataagAGAGAGACTCTTTGCATTGGTAGGCTTAGTTGGCCCAGATTGTAAGCAGACCTAGTTATATTGTGGGCTTGGTTTCAGCCCATACGAAAGGAGAAGGCCATGATGATGCGGAATTCCCAGCCCATGTCGCCACCGCTTTAGGCGCAGCCGACCGGAATTCACTCTCTCACGATTCCCGATGCTCGCGAAGTTTCTTTTCTCCGTTTCTCGCCTCGTCCCCTTCCACACGACTCTACTAAAAAAACTCGATcgtctctctcaaaaaaaaagactcGATCGAATGAAAAGaggattttcttcttcttcttccccaatGAGCTCGTTGAGTTCTCGCTTCCATCGCTACTAGGTACGCACCACAACCATTGCATTCTTTTTTCGGTTTTTACAGTCCTGGTTATTCAGCTCGTATGCTAGGCAGTTAGGGTTTAGGAGCGGTTTAAACTTTAAAGCTGtcaataaaagtttttttttctctatctaaTTGTGCTTTTGGATTTAGGGATTTGGAATACGCTGCGAATGCAATACTGATGTCTTGAAGAAAATTCTGAGGAAGTTGGTTGCTTGGTTCAGTGGAAACCCGGGGAATTTGTACTGACTTGGGGCACAGGTTCGCATCCATCTGCGGTGATTTTGTTCTGCAGTCCTCAATGCGTGGAGAGAATACGGTGAGACCAATGAGCTCTTTGCATTCTGTTCAACTCTTGACTGCTCTGATGTGCTTTGCAAAAGGATGTTCGATTTGACAGATGTATAGTACTCTTTACATCTGAAATTCCTCGCACCATTGAGACGCATGAAATTCCTAAATCCTAATGCGCTTTACATTGATTGATCGGATACTTAGTTGGCGATGCTTGTGATTTCAGTGTTGCTTTTTGCCCCTAATGTGTAATCTGTATCTGACCTTCCTCTTGCATAGGGTGTTAGGCAATTAGTCTAATGCTGCTTCCtgtaagagcaaggataatagtggGCTATAAGCAAGCTATATGTTTATGTAGAAGAGAGAGATAAACAAAAGTGGggagtgttggctctcatgcaagagctaactgcacacaaactccaagaaatatgcattaaattcatggtgagagaaagagagaggatgaaaaaaataaagataaccTTATAGCCAACCTACTATACATGTTAGCTTTAACATTGACTAATTGTAATTAGTGagctgtactattaaacttgctctaatctgTGGCCTGCAATTTTCCCCTTCGTCGTAAGTCTTGAGTAACGTGTTGGAATATTTATGATGCGATTATTACATGAAACCAAGTTTCGTTAGGATTTGCCTCAGAATCAAAATTGGGGCCAATACTCAATAGGACTCATGTTCAGATATGATGTTCACATTTAGATGTGAAGCAATATAATCTAATTAACATCCTAGTTGAACTTATCTCATGTTGCAGTAATGCAAGTTATGTTTACCTCCTGAAACTCAAATGCTGGTCATATCTAGGCTTAATTATGGTACGCCTGCTTGTAGAATACTGATGTTCTTGGTATAAGTATTAATTTTCAACAGGATGGGAGGAGGGAGGTTCAGCTGGGCCCTCACACGATTCAGACACATGGAGTTAGATTGGCCAGAAATCACCTGCATGATTGGGTCGTTCTTATTTTACTTGCTGCAGTTGTGATTGCCCTGCATTTCGCTCCTCCATTTAGCCGGTTTGTTGGGAAGGATATGATGACTTATGTTAGTTACCCGGTGAAACAAAGCACTGTACCAGCATGGGGTGTTCCTGTATGTATCCGAACCTCTGCATTTCCATTTCCTTATACAAACTCAATACACACATTCATCGCTGATATTGGATACCCGGTCCTCTTGGCAGATAATATCCATAGTTTGCCCTGTAATTATCTTTCTATCCGTTTATATCGCTAGGAGAGATGTCTATGATCTTCATCACGCAACATTAGGTGATTGTCGATGTCTCCATTTTCTTCTGATGGTTCACTACTTCTGAATACAAAGTTCTGAATTTCATATACCGAGAAACTCATCAGAATGTTAATTCTGCAGGTGTGCTTTACTCGGTGCTGATAACTGCAGTTGTAACTACTGTGGTAAAGAATGCAGTAGGAAGACCTAGGCCAGACTTCTTTTGGCGGTGTTTTCCTGATGGAAAGCAGGTAGAGTTTTCCTCAAATGTTTATGCACAAATAGTTCTACCATTTTATGTTGCTTGTTATTTGTCAATTTTGAAACTGACAAGGCACTGTTCTGGTAATTTTATCTCAGTTatatgatcaagtgacaggTGATGTGATTTGTCATGGAGAGAAAAGCTTCTTAAAGGATGGACGCAAGAGTTTTCCTAGTGGACACACGTCGTGTAAGTTTGTAACTTTAGTGCGTATCTACACTGGATGTGATTTTTGATGGATAAGTTTGCATTTCCTAGTAGCTGGTAGTTTGAGGTATCAAGCATCAATCACTGGTTAAAGGTTGTCAACAAGTGCTGCGTATCCTACCCGTAGCTCAGTTATTATAATGTTTTGTACCATtgtttcaaaaataatgttttgtacCTGGACGGCTGGACCTTGACTCGATAGTCTGGATCCTCGTGTTGTATGTCTTATTGTCTGTCTGGCATGATCATAGTTATGTCAGGTGAATACCATGTGAATACCACTTCCATTGTTACATGAAAAACTGTGAAGTAATTTGTACACTGATTTTCTAAATCCATGACTAGATTATTTTACACAAATAATGCTTCCAGGGTCTTTTGCTGGACTTGGATTTCTGTCACTCTACCTATCTGGCAAAATTAAGGTGTTTGATCGCCAAGGTCATGTTGCCAAACTTTGCATTATGATTCTTCCCCTTCTTATTGCTTCACTCGTCGGGATTTCTAGAATAGATGACTATCGACACCACTGGGAGGATGTGTTTGCTGGCGGCCTACTAGGTCTGTTCTTCTCCCCCTGTCCTTCTCCACATACGTATTGCACACTTTCATACTCATAATGATCACATTGAATTGATATGTTTCAGGATTTATCATGGCGATGCTCTGTTACTTGCACTTCTTTCCACCTCCATACCATCATCAAGGTTTTTCAGCTTTCTTAAGCAAATTCGTTCACCAAGGAATGGTTTCTCTCTTCCTTAAGCAAATTTGAATATTCCTTTTTGAAAGTGGCTCTCTTCCTTTTCATCTTAAGGTTGGGGACCGTATGCATACTTCCATATGCTTGAGGAGCTTCAAGTGGCCAACTCCCACAATGCAGAAAGCCAGCAGTCAGTGTGTGGGCATCATGTTGAGCTATCTAGACTACACAATAGCAGGACATCAAGAAATGATCTGGAAGCTGGTCGTGTGTAACATCCCTAGCATGTTGAAAACCGAGGAAGCGGCATGTACAGTAAGCATGACTAAACCTTCTATGCTTGTAATCAACAAATATTAGCAACTAGAGCTCAAGCCTCATACTGAATTATCCAACTATCATGTGTGAAATCATAAAGTTAGCATATGCTAGCGTAGTCGTCCCCAGGTCTACGTCTACCTGTTGCGTCCAAATCGTTTCCATGTCTTAGTGTGTTTTAGTTGCTAGTGGAAGTACTGATTGGGAACTTATTCCTGAGTTAAAAAACGAAACATAATGGAGGTCCGAAAATGACAGTCACATGGGCCTTCAACATGTCTTCCAGGTTGCACCGTCCAACGGTGTAGTGTTCCTAACTCTGTCAGTTCTTAGGCAAGAGCGCAATCTCCATCGAATAACCGCTTGATTCTCCATTCTTGGTCTTATTCCAAGCTAAAGAGAATAGATCAAGATCTTAATTGCTAAGTTAGAGGCTAAAGCACTAGGCTGAATTCTCTACTTTACACCATGAGTGCAAATGCGGTCTGTTGTATGTTTTGTTAATCTTGTCGAAAAAGCATGATTGGCATTATTAAATACACTTACCACATAAGAAATGTCGCATACTTTGGTGGTTTATTATGGATGGGATAGTAAACATGCGCCGTCTTTGCCTTTCTGGTAGAATCGCACCGAATTCTCTGTTTAGGTGTTCAGCCAGAAAGCAGTCTTTACTCTTTACCACTTCATGAACCTATGTTTGGAATATAATATACTAACACTTAATGATTTAGGGTATAACagctgttaaaaaaaaaacttacagaAAGCAACTAATTCACTTTCACTGTTCCACAAACACAAATAAAAGGAGGAAAGAAGCACTCCTTTTCCATTTCCTGCACACGCAGACAAGTTGATGTGATGAATATGGATGATAGATTTTTACCTCAGTATCTATATCTGTATTCCGATGCTCTTCGGAAATGGTTAAACACAAGGCATAACAAATGGAATAAGTtgaaaaggagaaaaggaaCGAGTGGCTTAAAGGAGCTGCTATTGGACGAGCACAAGTATATGCACATAGGAAAATCTTCTTAGGATTTCATCAATAAAACTGCAGCTGTCCACATGTCAAGAACCCTGAACAGAGAAACAGAAGAACCGTATAGAGAAAAGGAGGTATCCATCTTCTTATGTGTAAATACAGTGTCAGTTGTTATCTCCATGTCCCTTTTTTATTTGCCGGCATAAACTTTTGTCTTCCTGTAGCCTTGTACCCTCGCTTTTAATGTCCAACATCCAATAGTGAGTACTTTATGCACAGAACAATTGATGTTCTTGCTGGGTAGTATATGCTAGTTCAAGTGAATACACAGAACAATTGATAATTTATCAACTTTAAAGCACTTGCAATAAACAGTTTGCCCATCCTATTCCAATCACAATGTTTGTGCAAACGATGAAAGAGTCATAATTAATTGGAATTTAAACAGGAATTCTCAATGTCATCTGGTAGTACTCATTATCAGGTTGTTCTGAACAACACTGCACTAGCACAATACACAAGTCTGTAAAGTAAGAAGAGGTTCCACATAGCAAAAGCTGACATTAGCACTGAATGAACACAAGATCGATCCACTTGATTATATGatacaaggaggaggaggaggaggcagctaCAAGAACAAGCAACTACACAAGCCAACAAAACTGACAAATACCTGTACTAAGTACTAACAAAAGTTCTCTGAACCTTTTGTCACACACAAGACTCCAAGACGGAACTAACTCTGCTCCCATGTGTGCCTTCCATTTCTCAGCAGATGGGAGGACCAAACAGAACAGAAAAACTCTCTGCACTAAACTCTCTCGATTGTCTGCAAATTATCCAAGTGCGTTACCATGTAGTAAATGCAACTAGTAGACATGACCCGGATACCTCGAGATGACCGGAGCAGCAGCATCAGCTGGCTGCTTTACCCCCGTGTCATCAGCGACCTTGCTGTTCCTCGCAGCGGCCGGCGGCTTCGGCGACGGCtggtcggcggcgcggccgtaGACATCCCtcgttgcggcggcggcggcggtgacgggtTTTCTTGCGACGTCGTTGTTGGCTTTGCGGCCTGTCTCGTCGGTGGCCACGGTGGTGTAGCCTCGGTAgtagtcgtcgccgccgccaacgccaacGCCAAAGCAGGTGCCCAGCTTGAAGCACATGCTCGACTGCTGCTGCTAGACAAGCCGATGATCTAGTGACTAGGTTGGTGTTGGCGATGCCTTGACACGAATGATAGTGGCGCAGTGAGCGTTATGTGTATATATAGACCGAGCTGACCTAAGTTGGGGGGAAGAGTCTTGGCATCTCGCGGGGTCCGGTTCAGACGGCTAGTTGCGTTGCGTTGCTTTGCGGTTGCGCGGCGTACGTGGAACCGAGGCTGCCTTAACCCAACCCAACGTAGGCGCGTcgagcgtgcgtgcgtgcgttcatgGGACTATTCGCGGGTGCGTTGCTGTGGTGGGCGGTGTCGCGTGCGTACgtacgtgcgcgcgcgcggggcggcaTCGTTATTGGCATCGGCATCGGCG encodes the following:
- the LOC4325474 gene encoding putative lipid phosphate phosphatase 3, chloroplastic isoform X1: MRGENTDGRREVQLGPHTIQTHGVRLARNHLHDWVVLILLAAVVIALHFAPPFSRFVGKDMMTYVSYPVKQSTVPAWGVPIISIVCPVIIFLSVYIARRDVYDLHHATLGVLYSVLITAVVTTVVKNAVGRPRPDFFWRCFPDGKQLYDQVTGDVICHGEKSFLKDGRKSFPSGHTSWSFAGLGFLSLYLSGKIKVFDRQGHVAKLCIMILPLLIASLVGISRIDDYRHHWEDVFAGGLLGFIMAMLCYLHFFPPPYHHQGWGPYAYFHMLEELQVANSHNAESQQSVCGHHVELSRLHNSRTSRNDLEAGRV
- the LOC4325474 gene encoding putative lipid phosphate phosphatase 3, chloroplastic isoform X2; amino-acid sequence: MMTYVSYPVKQSTVPAWGVPIISIVCPVIIFLSVYIARRDVYDLHHATLGVLYSVLITAVVTTVVKNAVGRPRPDFFWRCFPDGKQLYDQVTGDVICHGEKSFLKDGRKSFPSGHTSWSFAGLGFLSLYLSGKIKVFDRQGHVAKLCIMILPLLIASLVGISRIDDYRHHWEDVFAGGLLGFIMAMLCYLHFFPPPYHHQGWGPYAYFHMLEELQVANSHNAESQQSVCGHHVELSRLHNSRTSRNDLEAGRV